In a single window of the Paenibacillus sp. MMS20-IR301 genome:
- a CDS encoding YbjQ family protein, translating into MIITTTSTIEGSPIRQYLGIATGEVIIGANVFRDFKASITDLVGGRSGAYEGKLQEARDTAFAEMTQKASGMGANMIVGVDIDYEVIRDGMLMVAVSGTAVIV; encoded by the coding sequence ATGATTATAACCACTACATCAACTATTGAAGGTTCCCCGATAAGGCAGTATCTGGGCATTGCCACCGGTGAAGTTATTATAGGAGCCAACGTATTCAGAGACTTTAAGGCTTCGATTACCGACCTCGTAGGGGGGCGTTCGGGCGCTTACGAAGGCAAGCTTCAGGAAGCGAGAGATACGGCATTTGCTGAGATGACTCAGAAAGCTTCAGGGATGGGAGCTAATATGATTGTCGGAGTCGACATTGATTATGAAGTCATTCGCGATGGCATGCTGATGGT
- a CDS encoding HAMP domain-containing sensor histidine kinase — MKIQQRMAFHFTYQLIFYALLMVAITLVACILFFQNMTSNEIRRNFPVGVLQQIAQEAHYKHGTIRISPEWDKLIEEKGMWLQVVSAEGGVIYAVNTTPHHTLPASYSIAQLLDIQETRTFGTYAVHTQLNFAFQDPLLYMLGYPSPDLDQLVTWFDAYGQHGIVRSEAVSHLDRRLRETGSYLQVIDPESHIIQGIGDGAYVQKAYRQLDILAIQQSPSNYDTNIVAHRDKRSGMTWILYTPHAAGVPLKHPVMEKATRGLVRIIVLILLLALPISIWHGYRYGQPLILFAGWFERMGQGQYDQVLTAKDMRKVFRRNGMMRIRYRLYKEVIESFYQMTHQLAQIEKERERLEKAQAEWMSGISHDLRTPLATIQGYGYMLESLPEQWSQEELRIMGSTIREKGDYMLELISDFSLIHQLKQGDSIMKFREIDLVELVRCSVLKYVNDAMMSEYQFHYVGEECPLLIQADETWLMRLMDNLLSNAVKHNPPGVIVNVYVGRMNDKACIRVIDNGKGMDEETLHHLFNRYYRGTNSDESTEGSGLGMSIAKTIVEAHSGEIQVKSKVWQGTIIEILLPN; from the coding sequence ATGAAGATCCAACAGCGCATGGCCTTCCACTTCACGTATCAATTGATTTTTTATGCCCTGCTTATGGTGGCTATTACTCTGGTTGCCTGCATCTTGTTTTTTCAGAACATGACGAGTAATGAGATACGCCGGAACTTTCCGGTTGGCGTCCTCCAACAGATCGCTCAAGAAGCTCATTACAAGCACGGTACGATTCGGATCTCCCCCGAGTGGGACAAGCTCATCGAGGAAAAAGGCATGTGGCTGCAGGTTGTCAGTGCCGAAGGAGGGGTGATCTACGCCGTCAATACAACTCCGCATCATACGCTGCCGGCCTCCTACTCCATCGCTCAACTGCTCGATATCCAAGAGACACGGACGTTTGGGACGTATGCCGTACACACTCAGCTTAATTTTGCTTTCCAAGACCCGCTTCTGTATATGCTGGGCTATCCTAGTCCTGACCTTGACCAGCTCGTTACCTGGTTTGATGCCTACGGGCAGCATGGAATCGTGCGTAGCGAAGCGGTTTCCCACCTGGACCGGCGGCTGCGCGAAACCGGCAGCTATCTGCAGGTGATCGACCCCGAGAGCCATATCATACAAGGCATCGGCGATGGAGCATACGTGCAGAAGGCGTATCGACAGCTGGATATCCTGGCCATCCAGCAATCGCCCAGCAACTATGACACGAATATTGTCGCCCATCGGGACAAGCGGAGTGGAATGACGTGGATTCTCTATACACCCCATGCAGCGGGAGTCCCTCTGAAGCATCCTGTGATGGAAAAAGCAACGCGTGGACTCGTCCGGATTATAGTTCTGATCCTGCTCTTGGCGCTGCCGATTTCCATCTGGCATGGCTACCGCTACGGTCAGCCGCTGATTCTGTTCGCAGGCTGGTTCGAACGTATGGGCCAGGGACAGTACGACCAGGTACTGACCGCCAAGGACATGCGCAAGGTATTCCGCCGCAACGGCATGATGCGCATCCGCTACAGGCTTTATAAGGAAGTGATTGAATCCTTCTATCAGATGACTCATCAATTGGCTCAGATCGAGAAGGAACGCGAGAGGCTGGAAAAGGCGCAAGCGGAGTGGATGTCAGGGATTTCCCACGATCTGCGCACGCCACTGGCCACAATTCAAGGTTATGGGTATATGCTGGAGAGCTTGCCTGAGCAATGGAGCCAAGAGGAACTGCGCATCATGGGCTCGACGATCCGGGAAAAGGGGGATTATATGCTGGAGCTGATCTCCGACTTCTCATTGATTCATCAGCTCAAGCAGGGCGATTCTATCATGAAGTTTCGGGAGATCGACTTGGTTGAGCTGGTGCGCTGCTCCGTACTGAAGTACGTCAACGACGCCATGATGTCTGAGTATCAGTTTCACTATGTTGGGGAGGAGTGTCCCTTGCTGATACAGGCCGATGAAACCTGGCTGATGCGGTTGATGGACAATTTGCTGTCCAACGCCGTGAAGCATAACCCTCCTGGCGTGATTGTCAACGTCTATGTCGGCAGGATGAACGACAAGGCATGTATACGAGTAATCGATAATGGCAAAGGGATGGACGAGGAAACGCTGCATCATTTGTTCAACCGCTACTACCGGGGAACGAATTCCGATGAATCGACGGAAGGCTCCGGGCTCGGGATGAGCATCGCCAAAACCATCGTGGAAGCGCATAGCGGCGAAATCCAGGTAAAATCCAAAGTGTGGCAAGGCACAATAATTGAGATCTTATTGCCCAACTGA
- a CDS encoding response regulator transcription factor has product MTSLSDFKIAIVDDEPSIVTMLQMVLRREGFHLLYAASTCAEALDLAKREAPDIILLDIMLPDGSGLELCSKLRKYGNPHILFLTAKASDLDVLRGFAMGGDDYITKPFNPLEVTARIQARLRRLEPETPTSSPAKRPDPGIYRFGRFTVNEAEGELIVEGQPVPCPAQVFQLLLHFCKFPGIVFSKTQLYDKVWGINGQGDDSTVMVHIRRIRERIEIDPGNPKLLLTVRGLGYKLVKEPQER; this is encoded by the coding sequence ATGACAAGTCTATCCGATTTTAAAATCGCAATCGTCGACGACGAGCCTTCGATTGTCACGATGCTGCAAATGGTGCTCCGCAGGGAAGGGTTTCATCTGCTGTACGCGGCTTCTACCTGTGCGGAAGCTCTCGATTTAGCGAAGCGTGAAGCCCCCGATATCATCCTGCTCGACATCATGCTCCCCGACGGCAGCGGCCTGGAGCTCTGCTCCAAGCTCCGCAAATACGGGAATCCGCATATTTTGTTTCTGACGGCCAAGGCTTCCGATCTCGATGTCCTGCGAGGCTTCGCTATGGGCGGGGACGATTATATCACGAAGCCCTTCAATCCACTGGAGGTGACCGCAAGAATTCAGGCACGCCTACGGCGGCTGGAGCCAGAAACCCCGACGTCCAGTCCGGCGAAACGGCCCGATCCGGGAATTTATCGGTTTGGCCGCTTCACCGTCAACGAGGCGGAGGGCGAACTAATCGTGGAGGGACAGCCAGTTCCTTGCCCCGCGCAGGTGTTCCAGCTGCTGCTGCACTTTTGTAAGTTTCCCGGCATCGTATTTTCCAAAACACAGCTCTACGACAAGGTTTGGGGGATCAACGGACAGGGCGATGATTCGACGGTAATGGTGCATATCCGGCGCATCCGAGAGCGGATCGAGATCGACCCCGGTAATCCGAAGCTGCTGCTTACCGTACGCGGGCTTGGCTACAAGCTGGTGAAGGAGCCGCAGGAGCGATGA